In the Haloferula helveola genome, one interval contains:
- a CDS encoding ATP-dependent Clp protease ATP-binding subunit: MNNFTPRAQQVLALARKEADRFNHSYVGTEHLLLGLIKLGQGVAVNVLERMGLDLETVRMEVEKEVGTGNGQKVSGSIPYTPRVKKVLALANKEAKALNHSYVGTEHILLGLLREGEGVAARVLRRMEVDIQRTRNEILAEIDPNFNPDGEDEDDDDLDVFEDEGPEAEGGGGEGKTKTPALRAFGRDLTKLATDGELDPVIGREGEIERVIQILCRRTKNNPVLIGEAGVGKTAIVEGLAQEIANGNVPEILREKRVITLDLALMVAGTKYRGQFEERIKAVMDEIKKVKNVILFIDELHTIVGAGSAEGAMDASNIIKPALSRSELQVVGATTLNEYRKYIEKDAALERRFQQVKVEEPSIDDAIEIMKGLQEKYETHHKAKYSPEAIEASVRLTARYLTGRYLPDKAIDVLDEAGARARIGQMTRPPSIKEFEETIEQINRDKIAAIGEQDFEKAAALRDQEKNAKKELEQIINDWRSTSEETVVDVGEDEIMAVVSKWTGVPLQRMEQKEAAKLLKMEEDLRGRVIGQDEAVIAISKALRRSRADLKDPRRPIGSFLFLGPTGVGKTYLARNLAEFMFGDPDSLIQIDMSEYMEKFTSSRLIGSPPGYVGYEEGGQLSEAVRRRPYSVVLFDEIEKAHPDVMNLLLQILEEGMVTDSLGRKIDFRNTIIIMTSNVGASTVKRQTALGFGAMAEDEADFEGMKEKILEESKKHYRPEFLNRLDELVVFHMLEKKDLDKIVDLEVTKLSARLLEKEITMVLDSTARDLLVTKGYDPSYGARPMRRAVEKYLEDPLAEALLRGDVKAGDSIRVLCPEGSEKLIFEPVETKAEPDEAGV; the protein is encoded by the coding sequence ATGAATAACTTCACCCCAAGAGCGCAGCAAGTCCTCGCCCTCGCCCGCAAGGAAGCGGACCGGTTCAACCACAGCTACGTCGGCACCGAGCACCTCCTGCTCGGGCTTATCAAGTTGGGCCAAGGGGTCGCGGTCAATGTGCTCGAACGGATGGGACTCGACCTCGAGACCGTGCGCATGGAGGTCGAAAAGGAAGTGGGCACCGGGAATGGCCAGAAGGTCTCCGGCAGCATCCCTTACACTCCCCGGGTGAAGAAGGTTCTGGCGCTGGCCAACAAGGAGGCGAAGGCGCTCAACCACAGCTACGTCGGCACCGAGCACATCCTGCTCGGCCTGCTTCGCGAGGGTGAGGGCGTGGCCGCTCGCGTGCTGCGCCGCATGGAGGTCGATATCCAGCGCACCCGCAACGAGATCCTCGCGGAGATCGATCCGAACTTCAATCCGGACGGAGAGGATGAGGACGACGACGATTTGGATGTGTTCGAGGACGAGGGTCCCGAAGCCGAAGGTGGTGGTGGCGAGGGCAAGACCAAGACCCCCGCGCTGCGTGCTTTCGGTCGCGATCTGACGAAGCTCGCCACCGATGGCGAACTGGATCCGGTGATCGGCCGAGAAGGTGAGATCGAACGTGTGATCCAGATCCTTTGCCGCCGGACGAAGAACAACCCGGTGCTGATCGGCGAGGCCGGTGTCGGCAAGACCGCGATCGTCGAAGGTCTTGCCCAGGAGATCGCCAATGGCAACGTGCCCGAGATTCTCCGTGAGAAGCGGGTCATCACCCTCGACCTCGCACTGATGGTCGCCGGAACCAAATACCGCGGTCAGTTCGAGGAACGCATCAAGGCGGTGATGGATGAGATCAAGAAGGTGAAGAACGTCATCCTCTTCATCGACGAGCTGCACACCATCGTTGGTGCGGGATCGGCCGAAGGCGCGATGGACGCTTCCAACATCATCAAGCCCGCCCTTTCGCGTTCGGAGCTTCAGGTCGTCGGCGCGACGACTCTCAACGAGTATCGCAAGTACATCGAGAAGGACGCCGCCCTCGAGCGCCGCTTCCAGCAGGTCAAGGTCGAGGAACCTTCGATCGACGATGCGATCGAGATCATGAAGGGGCTCCAGGAGAAGTACGAGACCCACCACAAGGCGAAGTATTCGCCCGAGGCCATCGAAGCCTCGGTGCGTCTTACCGCGCGCTACCTGACCGGACGGTATCTGCCGGACAAGGCGATCGATGTTCTCGACGAAGCCGGCGCGCGTGCCCGGATCGGACAGATGACCCGGCCGCCGTCGATCAAGGAGTTCGAGGAGACGATCGAGCAGATCAACCGCGACAAGATCGCCGCGATCGGCGAACAGGATTTCGAAAAGGCTGCGGCGCTTCGGGATCAGGAAAAGAACGCGAAGAAGGAACTCGAGCAGATCATCAACGATTGGCGATCAACCTCCGAGGAGACGGTGGTCGATGTCGGTGAGGACGAAATCATGGCCGTCGTTTCAAAGTGGACCGGCGTTCCGCTCCAGCGGATGGAGCAGAAGGAAGCCGCCAAGCTTCTGAAGATGGAGGAAGACCTGCGCGGACGTGTGATCGGGCAGGATGAGGCGGTGATCGCCATCTCCAAGGCACTGCGTCGTTCTCGTGCGGATCTCAAGGATCCTCGCCGTCCGATCGGTTCGTTCCTGTTCCTCGGCCCGACCGGTGTCGGCAAGACTTACCTCGCGCGCAATCTTGCCGAGTTCATGTTCGGCGATCCGGATTCCCTGATCCAGATCGACATGTCCGAATACATGGAGAAGTTCACGTCGAGTCGCCTGATCGGCTCGCCTCCCGGCTATGTCGGTTATGAGGAGGGCGGTCAGCTCTCCGAGGCCGTCCGCCGCCGCCCGTACTCCGTCGTGCTGTTCGACGAAATCGAGAAGGCCCATCCGGATGTGATGAACCTGCTCTTGCAGATTCTCGAAGAAGGGATGGTGACCGATTCACTCGGACGGAAGATCGATTTCCGCAACACGATCATCATCATGACCTCGAACGTCGGAGCCTCGACCGTGAAGCGTCAGACGGCGCTCGGTTTCGGTGCGATGGCCGAGGACGAGGCGGACTTCGAGGGGATGAAGGAAAAGATTCTCGAAGAGTCGAAGAAACACTACCGGCCCGAGTTCCTGAACCGGCTTGATGAGTTGGTCGTCTTCCACATGCTTGAGAAGAAGGACCTCGACAAGATCGTCGACCTCGAGGTGACGAAACTCTCGGCACGCCTGCTCGAGAAGGAGATCACGATGGTGCTCGACTCCACCGCCCGCGATCTGCTGGTCACCAAGGGTTACGATCCGAGCTACGGCGCCCGTCCGATGCGTCGTGCAGTCGAGAAGTATCTTGAGGATCCACTTGCCGAGGCTCTCCTTCGCGGGGATGTCAAAGCGGGCGACTCGATCCGCGTGCTATGCCCCGAGGGTAGCGAGAAGCTGATCTTCGAACCGGTCGAGACCAAAGCCGAACCCGACGAGGCGGGGGTTTAG
- a CDS encoding sulfatase has protein sequence MMKPLTLVMALLGTGSAFAAAPNFVFFITDDISPADLGIYGNRKVHTPNLDRIARKGLVFDNAYLTISSCSPSRCSIITGRYPHNTGAPELHLPLPSGQRTFVQELREAGYHTLLSGKNHMAKPDQLGFAMASDSGPSGSENWIRHLRERPKDQPFFFWFASHDAHHPFQQNAQAPIYDPADVPVPPMLADGPLTRRELANYYHEVSRTDTYAGRIIDELERQGILDSTYFIYCSDNGRPFPRCKTYLYDSGIRTPLLVVGPRVATGRTKSLVSSIDFSATILDLADIPIPETVQGASFRTTLSDPTYSHRDVAFAERNWHVFQLHERAVRSGKWLYIRNWWPARHNVSGESASFRFGAVRELWELAAQGELSPGQALLTVTPQPPELLFDVEADPFQMVNLAGETNHSDTLRRMRLLVEQWIEETGDSVPANPTPDRQPLHQSDQQAKIRRGDLPGADKGAERINRPGPIRTDH, from the coding sequence ATGATGAAACCTCTCACTCTCGTCATGGCCCTGTTGGGCACCGGATCGGCCTTCGCCGCCGCACCGAACTTTGTTTTCTTCATCACTGACGACATCAGCCCGGCGGATCTCGGCATCTACGGGAACCGGAAGGTCCACACCCCGAACCTCGATCGGATCGCCCGAAAAGGGCTCGTTTTCGACAATGCCTACCTGACGATCTCCTCGTGCTCGCCCAGCCGGTGCTCCATCATCACCGGACGCTATCCTCACAACACCGGGGCTCCGGAGCTGCACCTCCCCTTACCCTCCGGGCAGCGGACGTTTGTCCAGGAGCTTCGCGAGGCAGGATACCACACGCTCCTGTCGGGAAAGAACCACATGGCGAAGCCGGACCAACTCGGCTTCGCCATGGCATCGGACAGCGGTCCATCCGGGTCCGAGAACTGGATCCGGCATCTCCGCGAGCGTCCGAAGGACCAGCCGTTCTTCTTCTGGTTCGCATCCCACGATGCCCATCACCCGTTTCAGCAGAACGCTCAGGCACCGATCTACGACCCCGCCGACGTGCCGGTTCCACCCATGCTCGCCGACGGACCGCTCACCCGCAGAGAACTCGCGAACTACTACCATGAGGTCAGCCGTACGGATACCTACGCCGGAAGAATCATCGATGAGCTCGAGCGTCAGGGAATCCTGGACAGCACCTATTTCATCTATTGCTCCGACAACGGCAGGCCGTTCCCGAGATGCAAGACCTACCTGTACGACAGCGGCATCCGAACGCCCCTTCTTGTCGTCGGTCCAAGGGTCGCTACCGGGCGGACGAAGTCGCTCGTCTCATCAATCGACTTCTCAGCAACGATACTTGACCTCGCCGACATCCCCATTCCCGAAACCGTGCAGGGCGCGAGCTTTCGCACGACGCTCTCCGACCCGACCTACAGCCATCGGGACGTCGCTTTCGCCGAACGAAACTGGCATGTTTTTCAACTGCACGAACGAGCCGTCCGCTCCGGAAAGTGGCTCTACATCCGCAACTGGTGGCCCGCGCGCCACAACGTAAGCGGTGAGAGCGCTTCATTCAGGTTCGGCGCCGTCCGCGAACTTTGGGAGCTTGCGGCACAGGGCGAACTGAGTCCGGGCCAAGCCCTGCTCACCGTCACCCCTCAACCTCCCGAGTTACTTTTCGATGTCGAGGCCGACCCCTTCCAAATGGTCAACCTAGCGGGCGAAACGAATCACTCCGACACCCTGCGGCGGATGAGATTGCTCGTTGAACAGTGGATCGAAGAAACCGGCGACAGCGTGCCAGCAAACCCAACGCCCGACCGACAACCGCTTCACCAATCCGATCAGCAGGCCAAGATCCGTCGCGGTGACCTGCCGGGAGCCGACAAGGGGGCCGAACGAATCAATCGACCGGGTCCAATCCGCACGGACCACTGA
- a CDS encoding beta-L-arabinofuranosidase domain-containing protein, whose product MKAYLAPFIALLPILGTAKPVGPLFNREPLADKPFSELPLGSIQPHGWLKDELERMANGMTGHLDEWYPEVCGDRNAWLGGDGDTWERGPYWIDGLYPLARLLNDEALQAKAQRWIEWTLANQREDGYIGPTELSNNERSGPPPSGAQILEPDDWWPRMVMLKILQQHYLATGDSRVIDCMRRYFRYQLRTLPEAPLHDPGNPKSGSWWAAQRGGENLMVVLWLYNVTGDAFLLELGHLIHEQTVPVTEWFSPGPQNHIQIRADQDRPALHCVNLAQMMKTPTIRWQQDKDPLHLKATENAFSDIRTFHGQPNGLYGGDEGMHGDAPDRGSELCSAVEMMFSLEKMFEITGNPLHGDRLERIAFNALPTQCTDDHRSRQYFQQTNQVLVDHGDRDFFNDGGDRLVYGLLQGYPCCTCNLHQGWPKFTQHLWMASQDRGIAAVAYAPSSVTAKVADGKEIKITQSGDYPFRETVVMTVHTPAPVDFPLHLRIPAWAPTAELTVNGDTLAAPKPGTMHPLKRKWKDGDEIRLRLRMPVRITRWFANSRTVERGPLVFALDVKSSKKDVVQTAPVNVPDSAPHRGYLEFRPDSPWNYALHASVIRQPARHIRFEFADSVASNPWTSETAPLKLKTNGIRLPYWTMARHSAARPPQSPAELPEGAEPEPITLIPYGATTLRITEFPWVGPKRR is encoded by the coding sequence ATGAAAGCCTACCTTGCTCCGTTCATCGCCCTTCTTCCGATACTCGGCACGGCCAAGCCCGTTGGCCCACTTTTCAATCGGGAACCGCTTGCAGACAAGCCGTTCTCCGAGCTCCCGCTGGGCTCGATCCAACCGCACGGATGGCTCAAGGACGAACTCGAGCGAATGGCGAACGGAATGACCGGCCACCTCGACGAATGGTATCCGGAAGTCTGCGGGGACCGGAATGCCTGGCTTGGGGGTGACGGTGATACATGGGAGCGTGGCCCCTACTGGATCGACGGACTCTACCCTCTGGCCCGACTTCTGAATGACGAAGCGCTCCAAGCGAAAGCCCAGAGATGGATCGAATGGACTTTGGCGAACCAGCGCGAGGACGGATACATCGGTCCCACCGAACTCTCCAACAACGAGCGCAGCGGGCCACCCCCGTCCGGAGCTCAAATCCTGGAGCCGGATGACTGGTGGCCCCGAATGGTGATGCTGAAGATCTTGCAGCAACACTACTTGGCCACCGGGGATTCACGGGTGATCGATTGCATGCGGCGCTATTTCCGTTACCAACTGAGGACACTACCGGAGGCTCCACTCCACGACCCTGGCAATCCGAAGAGCGGATCCTGGTGGGCCGCCCAAAGAGGAGGTGAGAACCTGATGGTGGTTCTGTGGCTCTACAACGTCACCGGCGATGCCTTCCTGCTCGAACTGGGACACCTGATTCACGAACAGACCGTTCCCGTCACCGAATGGTTCTCTCCGGGGCCTCAGAACCATATCCAGATCCGAGCCGACCAGGACCGACCTGCCCTGCACTGCGTCAATCTCGCCCAGATGATGAAGACGCCCACGATCCGTTGGCAGCAGGACAAGGATCCTCTCCATCTGAAAGCCACCGAGAACGCGTTCTCCGACATTCGAACCTTTCACGGTCAGCCGAACGGTCTCTACGGAGGGGACGAGGGAATGCACGGCGACGCTCCGGACCGCGGCTCGGAACTTTGCTCCGCAGTCGAGATGATGTTCTCGCTTGAGAAAATGTTCGAGATCACCGGGAACCCGCTTCATGGAGACCGTCTCGAGCGGATCGCGTTCAACGCACTGCCCACCCAATGCACCGACGACCATCGCTCCCGTCAGTATTTCCAGCAAACCAACCAGGTGCTGGTCGACCACGGAGATCGTGACTTTTTCAACGACGGCGGAGACCGCCTCGTTTACGGACTTCTTCAGGGCTACCCCTGCTGCACCTGCAACCTGCATCAGGGTTGGCCGAAGTTCACGCAGCACCTCTGGATGGCATCACAGGACCGGGGTATCGCGGCTGTCGCCTACGCTCCGTCCTCGGTCACCGCAAAGGTAGCCGACGGGAAGGAAATCAAGATCACCCAGTCAGGTGACTACCCGTTCCGGGAAACGGTAGTGATGACGGTTCATACCCCTGCTCCCGTCGATTTTCCACTGCACCTCCGGATCCCAGCCTGGGCTCCGACCGCCGAACTGACGGTCAACGGGGATACGCTCGCAGCTCCGAAGCCGGGAACCATGCACCCGCTCAAGCGGAAGTGGAAGGATGGCGACGAGATCCGGTTGCGCCTCCGCATGCCGGTGCGCATCACCCGTTGGTTCGCCAACTCGAGAACAGTCGAGCGAGGACCTCTGGTTTTCGCCCTCGATGTTAAATCGAGTAAGAAGGATGTCGTACAAACCGCGCCGGTAAATGTCCCCGACTCCGCCCCTCATCGCGGTTACCTCGAGTTTCGGCCTGACAGCCCATGGAACTATGCACTCCATGCCTCAGTCATCCGCCAACCCGCTCGGCACATCCGCTTCGAGTTCGCGGATTCCGTCGCTTCGAATCCATGGACTTCCGAAACCGCACCGTTGAAGTTGAAGACCAACGGAATTCGACTTCCCTACTGGACGATGGCCCGCCACTCGGCGGCACGGCCTCCGCAAAGCCCCGCGGAGCTGCCCGAGGGAGCGGAGCCCGAACCGATCACCTTGATCCCCTACGGAGCCACCACGCTACGCATCACGGAGTTCCCTTGGGTAGGACCGAAACGACGCTAG
- a CDS encoding arylsulfatase: protein MRHIALAFAAVSTTASAEPPSILHIIADDLGWNDVGFHGSEIPTPNIDRLSKQSVVFNRFYVSPICSPTRAGCLTGRYPFRFGIWNGVCNPQSRHGLPGDELTIAEWLGEHGYRHRGLIGKWHLGLASTRFHPLEHGFTEFLGHYNGAIDYFSHERHGELDWHRNHESLRQDGYSTDLLGDAAVEFVTNRPTPFHLLVAFNAPHSPLQAKRDDLDAVGFDSAGPRCPNTDKGIAKRESAPDYGEEGKGNTKRQTFAAMTRSMDENIGRILDALDRRNIADNTLVVFHSDNGADPKHGGSNQPLRGNKFTTWEGGVRVVALARWPGKFDKGSRFGGPVCYLDLFPTFATATGSTAPEGLDGTDLLPALTGRGALPKREILLGKDTVISGEWKRRGDQLFDVESDPEESHNVADLHPQIFTRLGSRLARFTRLSGPPVESSATRTGSWPPIDWKLPEEPPSP, encoded by the coding sequence GTGCGTCACATTGCTTTGGCATTTGCCGCGGTGTCGACCACCGCATCCGCCGAGCCTCCCTCGATCCTTCACATCATTGCTGACGATCTCGGCTGGAATGACGTCGGCTTCCACGGAAGCGAGATTCCGACCCCGAACATCGACCGGCTTTCGAAGCAGTCCGTCGTCTTCAACCGGTTCTACGTGTCGCCGATCTGCTCCCCCACCCGTGCTGGATGCCTGACCGGACGCTACCCTTTCCGCTTCGGCATTTGGAATGGCGTTTGCAACCCGCAATCACGCCACGGCTTGCCCGGAGACGAACTCACGATTGCGGAGTGGCTGGGAGAGCATGGCTATCGTCATCGGGGTCTGATCGGAAAATGGCATCTGGGGCTCGCCTCCACCAGGTTCCACCCGCTCGAGCACGGCTTCACCGAGTTCCTCGGGCACTACAACGGTGCCATCGATTACTTCAGCCACGAGCGCCATGGGGAACTGGACTGGCACAGGAATCATGAAAGCCTCCGCCAGGATGGATACTCAACCGACCTTCTTGGCGACGCGGCAGTCGAGTTCGTAACCAATCGCCCAACCCCGTTCCATCTGCTCGTCGCATTCAACGCCCCCCATTCCCCGTTGCAGGCGAAGCGTGATGATCTCGACGCAGTCGGTTTCGATTCCGCAGGTCCGCGATGTCCGAATACCGACAAGGGAATCGCGAAGCGGGAATCCGCACCGGATTACGGCGAGGAGGGCAAGGGCAACACGAAGCGCCAGACCTTCGCCGCGATGACCCGGTCGATGGACGAGAACATCGGACGAATCCTCGACGCCTTGGACCGCCGGAACATCGCCGACAACACCCTTGTCGTTTTCCATAGCGACAACGGCGCCGACCCGAAGCACGGCGGCAGCAACCAGCCTCTCCGCGGAAACAAATTCACGACTTGGGAGGGCGGTGTGCGGGTGGTTGCCCTGGCAAGATGGCCCGGCAAGTTCGATAAAGGGAGCCGCTTTGGCGGCCCGGTATGCTATCTCGACCTTTTCCCCACATTCGCCACGGCCACCGGAAGCACAGCTCCTGAAGGGCTTGATGGAACGGACCTCCTGCCTGCTTTGACGGGCCGCGGGGCGCTGCCGAAGCGTGAGATTCTCCTTGGCAAAGACACCGTGATCTCGGGCGAATGGAAGCGACGGGGAGACCAGCTCTTCGACGTGGAATCCGACCCTGAGGAATCCCATAACGTTGCGGACCTGCATCCACAGATCTTCACCCGACTCGGAAGCCGCCTCGCCCGATTCACCCGTCTCTCGGGACCGCCGGTCGAATCCTCCGCCACGAGAACCGGCTCGTGGCCACCCATTGACTGGAAGTTGCCTGAAGAACCCCCAAGCCCATGA
- a CDS encoding arylsulfatase: protein MSYPLAILTALMVTLAPASFAKPNLLLILADDLGFSDLGCYGSGIATPNLDRLAAEGLRLSNFHNTGRCCPSRAALMTGVYPHQAGVGHMLGQTDFPSYGKGIREDVATLPELLKKEGYHTFMSGKWHLGWEDTYSPDNRGFARFFGSRGYVDSYFTVVPRTDIYLDDKVILPAGEQATNPLHPDREFYTTDTYTDYAIHFIDQHLDHSPEQPFFGYLAYNAPHFPLHAKPEDTAKYRGRFREHGWAPLRQDRLKGLKRAGLLPEETRISKRDSPDWASLSDEVKDELDLKFALYCAIIDRLDRTIGRVLEHLESKGALDNTLVVFISDNGSTKETGMFGIGGHKVNPGNYEDWGRKGGWTSSLGQGWANVANTPYRRYKREVFRGGTASPAIFWAGEKVSARPAANTVSHQVAHIIDLLPTFVEVAGASAPDTEGESLVPVLRGDGIGSRTLFWEHEGNRAIQDGKWKLVASREEDWQLHDLSEDPSELHDLSEMAKDQRLELESKWQAWADRVGVRPWPEVAKSLAKHRKP, encoded by the coding sequence ATGTCGTACCCGTTGGCGATCCTGACGGCCCTCATGGTCACCCTCGCGCCAGCCTCTTTTGCGAAGCCGAATCTTCTGCTCATTCTCGCCGACGACCTCGGATTCTCGGACCTCGGCTGCTACGGCTCAGGAATCGCCACCCCGAATCTCGATCGCCTTGCCGCCGAAGGCCTGCGTCTTTCCAACTTTCATAATACGGGAAGATGCTGCCCCTCAAGGGCAGCGCTGATGACCGGAGTCTATCCTCACCAGGCGGGAGTCGGCCACATGCTGGGCCAGACGGACTTCCCCTCCTACGGGAAAGGGATCCGCGAGGATGTGGCGACGCTTCCGGAACTCCTGAAGAAGGAGGGGTACCATACCTTCATGTCCGGCAAATGGCACCTCGGATGGGAGGATACCTACTCACCGGACAATAGGGGGTTCGCTCGCTTCTTCGGATCGAGGGGCTACGTCGACTCCTACTTTACCGTCGTTCCTCGAACCGACATCTACCTGGACGACAAGGTCATCCTGCCGGCCGGCGAGCAAGCGACGAATCCGCTTCATCCGGATCGCGAGTTTTACACCACCGACACCTACACGGACTACGCGATCCATTTCATCGACCAGCATCTGGACCACTCTCCGGAACAACCGTTCTTCGGGTATCTCGCCTACAACGCCCCCCATTTCCCGCTCCATGCGAAACCGGAGGACACCGCCAAATACCGGGGCCGTTTCCGGGAACACGGCTGGGCACCGCTCCGACAGGATCGACTCAAGGGTCTGAAACGCGCCGGACTCCTCCCGGAAGAAACCCGAATCTCAAAACGGGATTCCCCGGACTGGGCCTCGCTGTCCGACGAGGTGAAGGACGAGTTGGATCTCAAGTTCGCACTCTACTGCGCCATCATCGACCGCCTCGACCGCACCATCGGCCGCGTCCTGGAGCACCTCGAAAGCAAGGGCGCGCTTGACAACACCCTCGTCGTTTTCATCTCCGACAACGGCTCTACCAAGGAAACCGGGATGTTCGGAATCGGCGGCCACAAGGTCAACCCGGGCAACTACGAGGATTGGGGTAGGAAAGGCGGCTGGACGTCATCGCTGGGCCAGGGATGGGCTAACGTGGCGAATACTCCCTACCGGCGCTACAAGCGTGAAGTGTTTCGTGGCGGCACCGCCAGTCCGGCGATTTTCTGGGCGGGAGAGAAGGTATCGGCGCGGCCGGCTGCGAACACGGTCAGCCACCAGGTCGCCCATATCATCGACCTCCTACCCACCTTTGTCGAAGTTGCGGGAGCAAGCGCACCGGACACCGAAGGCGAGTCGCTTGTTCCGGTCCTTCGCGGTGACGGCATCGGATCACGCACCCTCTTCTGGGAACACGAAGGCAACCGGGCGATCCAAGATGGCAAATGGAAGCTGGTGGCAAGCCGCGAGGAGGACTGGCAACTCCATGACCTGTCCGAAGATCCATCGGAACTCCATGATCTGTCCGAAATGGCCAAAGACCAGCGACTGGAACTGGAGAGCAAGTGGCAAGCATGGGCCGATCGTGTCGGAGTCCGGCCGTGGCCCGAGGTCGCCAAGAGTCTGGCGAAACACCGAAAGCCTTGA